From Anastrepha obliqua isolate idAnaObli1 chromosome 3, idAnaObli1_1.0, whole genome shotgun sequence:
TAACGCGGCAAGCACTTGAGCTATTTTGACTGAGTTTAAAAAGAACGAGCCAATCCTTTTTTCGGCATTCTAACAGGCACCAATTGGGCATACCATGTAAAGCCTAGTACATCTCCACTTTATCTTTTCAATTAATTGTTCGTCTGCTATTACCAGGAGGTACCGCatgaaatactttcagagctgtaTCTAATCGGACGATATGGCAAAACTAACGGAGCCCCTGCAGCTTTATACCGAAGACAATAGCTAGGAATTTATAGTAAAAAGTGTGTCGAGACCTTAAAGAGGCTGCATACATGAGTCAAAAGCACCTTCCAAACATAAATTGAACTACGATTTATCCAAATTTAACTTTCTCATTTCTTCGGAATGTAGTAAGTGAGGAGAACAAGCGATGAGTGCCTACTGTGTCGATTTATTCCACGCACCGTTTGGTAATACGGCAGGCGTTTGCTTTGGTGGTGGGCTGCTGAGCCTAATAAATAGCAGTACTATCGCTGTACAGTAAACTCCTTTATATACTAAATAAGACAAGTTTGATCCCATCCATTGAAGTGCATTCTTCGCCCGACACCATTAGATTATCTGTcaagaatgaaagaaaaactttaatttttagtgTCCGGATTTGTAAGTACGCCACTGTAATAGAAatactattaataaaatttaaaactttgcatTTGGCATAAAAATTTCGCTTTACTTTCACTCATTTCTAAAAGTGGAAATCCCTTCCATGATGCTCCAGCTTGTCTCTGGGCAGGGCCAAGCTCGACAGAAAATGTTACCGCGATTGGCTACGGGGACACACAAtttggtatgtatatatgcacaaaaTCCGCGTTAACGATATCAACTATCCTTTAAAATAATTGCAGGCGGTGTATCCTCGCCCTTATTGATGAAAACCAATTTAGTCACAATCAAGAACAACGAATGCCAATTACACTACGACCCAGACAGTGGTTCATTAACTGATGGAATTATATGGACGCAGATATGTGCAAAAGATCCTGAGAAATTACGTGACACATGTCAAGTAAGATACAgctattttttgcaatatttctaATAGACGCTTGTATGTTACTTCGCTTGTTTTACAGGGCGACTCCGGCGGTCCAATAATCAAGTTTGTGCAAAGGGAAGGCCTAGAGTTAATGTCATTCGTTATTGGTGTCACATCCTTTGGCATTGGTTGTGGCACTGGCATACCAAGTGTTTACACGCGTATTTCTGAATATATTGATTGGATTGAACAAGTAACTTATGGGACCGTGTCACAATAGATATTtccttaaaacaaataaagtagaAATTTAGAGATATGTAGTTTTAAACAAAATGTCCGGTTACTGTGTTCTTTGATGGGATTTTAATGCACAATAACCCAAATTTTGGTATTGAATTCCTGCACTAGTGTATTTGGGAAATATTGTAAACTTTTTCCAAAGTCTAACTCAAACAGTTCCTTTATTGAAAATAAGCCTAAATCATACTTTCTAACGAAGCGCATTTTTATCTCGGTGATAGTGACAGTTTAGTGCGAATTTTGTAGCGGTAGGAACATACCCCACTGGGTGATAGTTTGAAGCAAATTTCTCCATCCTTCTCTGTGCTTCATACAAATCTCACCATAAGCAAACTGTAGGGGAGATTTTGCCGGACATAGGCACCTCTGTTTTCACCGACGGATCGAAGATGGAATCTTGAGTTGGAGCGaggattttctctaaatcaaccAATATTTAATTCTATGAACTGCCGAAGACTAGTTGTGTTTTTCGAGCAGGTTGCTTAGCAATTTATCGGATCGAGGGAGACATAAATATCACTTTCGATAGTCAAGCTATGATCAAAGCCGCGGTTTGCGATCGCGATATTGAACCAGGATAGAGCGGTCAACTCctataaggaggagatcaaacgaCTCGAACGTGCGAGAAACATTTCTCATATCAGGACTCCAGGGCATAGGAGCATAAGTGAAATGTAATTGTCGATGAGTTTACATGGAAGGTGACTGGGaagaaatttattgcaaacgAAATCCCCATAAGGGGATATTCTACAGCAATTTGGACACCAAAATACGAGGACGGTTCAATAAggacccgtgtttgatgacagagggcgctCCTGAatgaagttggtgttagcatctatcaaacgacggcaaaacaaatttcagattgATTGATAGGATAGTATGGATTTGACAGCTATTCGAGTCAGATGTGTTTCATGGTTTtcactaagatggaaaaagagcagtatcgttcggtaattcgccttttgtttttagaagggataaaaCCAAAGTTTGATGCCGTCTATaaggacgcttcgccatctatgaccacagttaaatattggttcaacgaatttagaTAAAAGATAGAAGATTAAAAGATATTGGATTTAAACGAATCCGTTTTTGATGGGAGCGACCAGGACGTCCGGCAGACGTGGTCACCGAAGAAGTCATTCATAAAGTTCACGATATAATACTCGCTGAttgacgaacgaaagtgcgcaaagtaacagaggccatagctGTGTCGATCGGAGcgccaattaaaattttacatgataagatggcgatgaaaaaattgttggcCCGACgtgtgccgcgattgctcaccgTGGATAGCAAGCGGATGCGACTGTTAACTTCAAAGCAGTGTTTGTTTTTGCGTCGAgctgtcaccgttgatgaaacctggactCATCATTGcataccagaaactaagcaacaatcaaaacaaggAATTTCTatcggtgaatctgctccaaaaaaggcaaagacagtcccatcggcgggaaaggtcatggcgacgttttttgggatgcgaacggcgtcatcctcatggattttttagaaaaacgaaGAACAATCactggaccgctttcacaaaaaatttaagaagacaCAGCCGCATTTGGGGAAAAAGTAGTGCGGTTTCACCACGAGTACGCACAAGCACATCATCCGGAGATTTCGCCGCCAAACGTCATGAATTGCGTTATAAATTGCTGCCGCAGCCCCGTGTTGTCCctgcaactttttcttgttttctaacatgaagaaatggctcgcgggaaaaaatttagttcaaacgaggaagtcatcatcaagacagaggcgtatttacgagagttcgacaaatcttattttttggacGGGTTAATAAAATGGCCCCAGCATTGGGGGGAAGTGAATCTTCCAAAAAGGgggatatgttgaaaaataaaaagaataaaaatgtttgaatggtGTCATCATTCCTTCGCTTCGTATCATTTATTATGAATAAGTCGAAGACCCTCTACTTCATATGCCAAAATCCAGCTAATGACTTACCATTCAAACtacgaatatttttaattttaatttaaacgaatgcGCGAggatataaaaagtaatttaaactTGAATGCCGCTGTACACAgaaatactatttttacttttgaacTCATCTTCTTACCTTATCCGCGCAGTACGTGAATTGCTAGAGTAAACAAATTATAAGAGAGTAAATATTTAACTCACACTTATAATCATGAGCACCAAAATGTTGAGATCTGTTGAAACAAGTCgcttcaaatttttgtaaattttgggaATGATTTATCGGTTATGCTTTATTTTTCTGCTAAACCAGTTTGAAAGCAGAACTCAGCACAAGAATTTTTAAAGCTACAGTGCGTAGCTCTCTTAGTTGTGGATGCGCTTTAAACTTCAGGTTtagctaattttatatataaaaaatgtaggtACTTAGCTGctcatatatataagtataattagCAGGTGACTTAGTGTTTTAGAAATGCAACGAAATTTTTGCATTCAAGTGTTGTTTTCACAACAAATCAGTCGGAGTTTTAAAAGTAGAAAATGTGGCGTTTGCGTGAATGCCCAAGATATTAcgccatttttggcttaattaaaatattaatattgagTAAGtattatttacatgcatatccatatatttgtatgtatgtatgcgtaacaCTTATGATATTATTTGCCTGTACTATTTCGTCAACAGTACTAAAATCACTACTATTAGCCGAAGGCTGTTATGACGGTCAGGAATGTTACACTCCACGAAACTTTAAAGGAAACTATTATACGAAAGACTATTTGCAAAGACTAAAGGGACTACCTCACCATCACTGTGAGGGATCTTGCATAGATAATAACGAAACGCTTATTTGTTGCTCATTCCGCGTTAAGCCCGAGAAATATCGTTTACTTAACCAAAGTGAGTaagtaagaatttttttcatttttaaaacgagTGAGCATACACACACTCACAGCAAAAAATGACACTGCTGAgtaaaaaaacacgattttttaatACAGATCTTCACATATAagagttaatttttaattttttgcattcaacTGTATGTGGAAGATAACTACCACTAAAACTAaaaggtatttcaaaagacgcggcTCTCAGGATTcactattttcattcaaaatacggtttttaacaattattatgtcggggaataagttcatagcgtttttcccgaagaattttatttaaacaaagacaataattatatcaataagttaatcaattatatattcggcgttgctgtttacaacctcttcgcacctctcaaccaatttgttgatgccgtttcgCCTACAATCGCCTGGCctgatgtcaaagaagttgttgagccagtttttaaggactctttgttatcgaaggtaacgcccttcatctGGCTTGATAGGGAGCGACAAAGAGGGTGATCGGTCGGTACAAGGTCcgaagaatacggcggatgctgaatggcctcccattcgagctcttggagtgcggtttTGACGACTTGGGCTTGGCGTTGTCGAGAAGGAGTATGGTCTGGCCATgttgatcaggtcttttcagtcgaatagcctcaatCACGCGGTGTagttgggcaatgtagagctccttattgaccgtggcattccTTTCGAACGTTTCCCAGTTCACTAtgtcctcccagtcccaccaaacacatatcatgattttCTTTGCATGAAGAATTCAGAAGGCGCTGTCATAGACGGGACGTATCATCGACGCCAAGATCGCCATtgaaaaccatttccgtgctatagactcctatgacaccttctccatatacgtcgcaaatgtcccaggCTGCTTGGCAGCTTTTCGGattcgatgaaaagcaaagaagaacaggtgtcgaaaatgttgatttttgcctcctgggtattccatttcttaaataactaaaaaatacagTGGGCGCGGCTCTTCCATCTATCATAAAGAGGAATTCTAAACCTAGAAGAAGCTCctttcaaatatgttgctcaTCAATTGTGggcttaaataatattcagtatGTTAATTCTCCAGAAAGTTGTTATGAATatcttcaacatttttgaagtcCTTTCTTTACTCAGTACACTCAGTATAACTCAgaacaattaataatttttttgtgaatatatttctgttaaccaaaaaaatttctaataaataaacttaTAGCATGCATAGACGACCATCTACCACATCCATTAATTATATTTGGAAATGGAGCATTGCCCAACGAATTTCCATTTATGGTAAGTAATTTTTAGTAAGCAAATACTAAAATGCAGAATGAAAATGACActaaatttttccttaaattcagGCTGCCTTGGGTTGGCGTATCCGCAATAAAAATGGCACAGAGAGCATTGCGTACCGATGCGGTGCAACTTTAATCGATAAAAGATATGTACTAACAGCCGCCCACTGTCTTTACCACTCCAGGTAGGCAACAATACTTAAtatgtattaatataataaGTAGTTCGGggtaaaaaaaatccattatttttgcgagAAATTTTTGCGGAAAtggcttaaaattgttttatggtcgtatctttagctcctgagcaatgctacgactactaacatgccggtcaactgcgattatttctgtgatctTATTGACATTTTCGACGGCGGGCCTGCCTGTGCGAGGTGCACcgttaacatcaaaaatgcctgaatggaATCGAAATTTCACGTAATTAGCTTTTACAGTATCAACACCATAAACACcactcacaatttcagcggccaggtttgcattttcgcttttatcaaaaaaaactcacaactgaatggaacagacaaaaaacaacacacgtttttttttatttttgcgaaatgtcaccttgacaaccaGCATAaactttgaagtgtttgagCGATACTTTGCGAGATATCGATCCCTATAGCCATCCACCGGGAAAATaaaggatttatttttccccaaactaatgtaatatattgtattatttagttgctaattttttttccaagtgaTCCGCCTGTTGTGGTGCGCCCAGGAGGATTCGATTTGAATAGTACCACAGCTGTTGATTATAAAATCGATCAGATTATTGAGCATCCGCAGTATGAATACCCAGGCCTTTACAATGATATAGCCATTATTCGTATGGCGAAAAGCTTTTCGTAAGATTTCGGATCAATAATTCCTGTAGAAAAATCAAGCAATGTAATCCTAATGGTTTTACTCAACAGTAGCGACGTTCCAGTTACTAACGCTTGCATCTGGTATAGGCCACTGCCAGAGAAGGAAGTAACAGCTATTGGTTATGGCGATACACAATTTGGTAAGAACAGAAACGCTCTCAATATTCTTTTCATCATCAAttcagcatttttaaatttctatactTTTTTCTAGGTGGCACCTCTTCAGCTGTGTTATTGAAAACGAATTTGTCTACGATCTTGAACGAAGAATGCAACCTGCACTACGAACAGGACGACGACACACTGAGTGCCGGTGTTACCTCAACGCAGTTGTGTGCCAAAGATCATGAAAAGCTGCGAGACACATGTCAGGTAAGAGCGTATGAGAAAActctttaaaaaacttttatttagtcACTATATTAAAGTGCATTAAATAAGGTGAGGTTGACAATTCAGTTCTGTTGTTTTTTGAAGGACTATattgtcaaaaaatataaacaaatgaaCTGAAAtggatacaattttattttcgtttaaaaTTATGGTAAACTTCTTATGAAAGCACTGTCAAATTCTATCACACTTCGTTAAATGCATTGTGGAAAATATCTTACGATACGCAGGTGTTGGCttagtataaaaaattagagtagaaataaaatataataagtgTGCTTTTTTATATTCGAATCGATTTAgaatcgatatctcgtaaagtatcgatcaaacaatttaaagttcatGATCGTTGCAAAGGTAATAAGACTAAAGATGATCACACTAAAAATTctcttgctatttttttatttattccattctgttgtgagttacagggtgttaacaatggaagtgaacaaagagaaaattcggtacattttacagtttttctttgataaaggcgaaaatgcaagccagctCGCTGGATCTGTgagtggtgtttatggtgccgatactgtaacagctaattgcgtgcaattttggttttgtcgattccattcaggcatttttatgttaaataaaatgtcgataaaatcacagaaataatagtttaccggcatgttagtagtcgtagcatcgcccaggagctaaaaattcgccataaaacagtttacaactattttcccaaaaattgtaaaggattttccaataagaggtgttattttgatattcagagaaaaatgctattttttaataatatataaatgatcggatgtttatttcattataaagaggaaggtatgctgttaattgtggaaaataacatccggcaaattaccaccacgaccacgcttacaggacattATCCTTtcctgaaattttccataacggaATTGCAAAttggctgccctatgccctcgatagcctcatgagttccatctttgaggtcttgaatcgaccctgggctgttgtcGTGGACCTtccctttcacgtggccccaaagaaaaaagttacaaggagttaaatcacaagatctcggtggccaattgtgatctcCTCTTctagagataacacggtccggaaacttttcccgtaaaagatcagtgGTTTCGTTACTTATagggcacgtagcgccgtcttgttgaaaataaacattgtccagatcaataccatccaaatGGATTTCTACAAATCATTGACTTTGATTGCGAAAAaccctttctttctttcttagaATGAGAGAGAAAACATTACTCTTTCCAGGGCCACAAAATGACTCTAGGCCACCCCTTTCCCTGCCTGTTTTAACTGCCGTTTTGTTCGTAGTAATTTTTATGTGCCCTGGAACTCATGGAATATGTACCTAAATGTTCTGGCTGAATATGTTCAGCTATTAAGGCATTCCAGCGCCAGTTTTGATTGCTTCCTGACTGTCAATAAGGCTCCTATTGTTATGGGTGCGCTCAAGGTTAAAGTAAGCGCAAGTTTATATTTCGCTTTATATATACCGCTTCCGAGTACATTTTCCCCGGCCCGAAGCCATCTGCACCGTCCGCGGTAAGGGATCCGTTCTCGTACTAATATATGTTATCATATTCCGACTTATCTTGTTGGTTTTAAATAGCCCTTCCCAGGTCTTTTTATTGCTAAGTTCCGTCTTGAAGCGTTTGACAAAATTGAACCTCCTTAGTATCACGACCCCTGGCATTGAGATCTCAGGGGTTAGTTCAGCAACAATATCAAACTTCCTGTGATGTTGATGAATGCCCGAGACATTGATAGCTTTGGTTGTTTTTAGTGTAGTCCTCCTCGCCTTAGATTGGATATGAATATGAAGTGGTATGTGTTCTAGAAGAACCTCCTGGAGGTTTGTAATCTTATTAGGCTGTTTATTACTATTTGATTCTTCGTGCCATTCTCCCAGACCTTGGCCGCATAGGAAACCATATGTCCAACTCTAGCCATCTAGATCTTTTGCAGTAATTTTGGTGTATATCCCCAACTTTTCCCTGCAGTCGCTTAACACCTCATGATTACTCTAAAGACCTCTCCCACCTTCTCTTCTATGGTTGATCctttaaaaattatgatttttttccatAGACTAAAactcacttttttcaattttgggtACTTTTTGATCTGTTTCTACTGTTTCTACTGTATCGCAGTAACGAGCTCCTCTCAGAAGAGCGACTCATCCCCCTTTATCAAAAGTTGATTAGCGGCACCACACTGATATGCTACGAAACTAATGAATACATTCCAAACAGAGCTCATCCCGAAGCTCCAATAATGCCGAATGCGCCTACGCTTCGCAACAAGCTCGACATAGCAAAAAAAGTCGTGGAGCCAGACTCAAGAGCTCACCTCAGCGCTTGTGACGAATACGCTGACGCACGCTCTACCTCTACGAACAAGACTCGTCCTCTTTTATGAAGTGACTGATCAGAGGCACTGCAATTGCTACCTGCTGTCAAAAACTCATTTCATATCTCAAATAATACACGCAACGCGCGCGAATACGGCACGAATCGCCGAGCTACAAAGCTCAATAAATTTATCTGAAGTTGTTTAGCCGTACCACACTGATGTCCTCTAACAATCCCTATGaactataaaactaaaataaataaacccgTGGATGAGCTCACCCAGAAGCTCGAATAGCATTCACTTGATTCTCGGTGTATATTTTGAGGAATGCTACTCGGTGGAGGTTCATGTGACTTTTAGTGCCACTACTGTGACCCAACTACATATTAAGCGATGATTTCTACAACTTTTTGCATCTATAAATACTGATCTAAGTActcgtaataataaaaatatatcatatTTCAGGGAGACTCCGGCGGTCCACTAATTATGTATGAGGAATTAAGAGGTTACATACCGATTGCGTATATTGTGGGTATAACATCGTTTGGCATTGGATGTGGCACTGGCACCCCGGGAATTTATACACGAACTTCGGAATATTTTGATTGGATTGAGGACacgatttataaataaaaatctttgtgCATAAACTACAAAAGACGTTTTATTGAATAAGAAAAAAGGATGCATTCATTAATTTCATAATAACTGAATGCTCTAAATGCGAGTATTTACGAAACACATAACAGACAATATTATtctaataatgaaaacacagtaaaataataatgcaaatggcttcattatttttcaaaatattctctttgGAAGCCAATTCACCTCTGCATTCGctcaaaccaattttcaaagcacttttgccactcagaagtagATACTTTAGAGGAAAAACCAGCCATTTAAAGACTTAAATACCTCCTGCAAGTCAACAATCGGCctagcattttattttttatgttcgaAACAGATTACCcattaattcaattcaaaaaattgacTGCGTACCCTTCAGAACTGACTGTTTAGAATTTCTCTAATCGTACAGTTGCGACATTACTACATTTTCTGAAAAACCGGCGACTACTTGCTTTAAGGTGTTTCTTCCACgaataacttttgttaaattaatCTCGTCTTGGAACACCCATATTGTCGAATGGGCCCATATTCGTGGATTCAAGATTCGTCCCCTGTTACGATGTCATGGATGTCTGTTCTTctacaccaatcgacacgagtcttTTTTTGGATAATTGTTAAATCTTTTTGAGAACAAATGCTTTTGACGCCCAAATATTCAAACCATATTGAAAGTATGCTGGTCCCAACGATCTTGACGATCTTGAATTATCATTTGGCGCAAAGTATCGATTGTTTCTAGCACAACAATAATTTTTGGATggaattcatcaaatttttcctGCAAGGATCAGCGGCCCCGTTAAAACTcgtttcacagtggctaagtgtgaggcttcaacgccaaaagtcGATATGCGTTGATCAATGCGTTCTTATCCCAATAATCCATGtcgaaaatcgtaaaaaaaaaatcacacgaaaatgttcattattcaattcaatttttcatctcactgaaaaaaacaaaaactcgaaCTAACGCTAATAATTGTGAAAGAGGATGTCTAAAAGGTCGAATTTTTTCATAGGTATTAAAGTCGTTATATTTTGGCCGAAAGtacaattaatttgaatttaaatttcatcGGCTTCAAATTTCTATTCTCGGGCTTCAGGATttaaataggttttttttttgtagtatgtAGATTTTAACTCTCAAACTCTTATATAAAACGGAAGCGCCGTTAAAAAGCAAATAGAGagttaaaagtaattttatgcAGACAATTTTGCTGGGGGTCGCCGAAGATGAGAAACTCGCAGGGAGGGaggcagctcctccagcagtTTCAATTTTtcgaggttttttttttgtttttgctttaaaaattaattagaatctaaagaatatcttttcaa
This genomic window contains:
- the LOC129242574 gene encoding serine protease snake-like isoform X2, producing the protein MWRLRECPRYYAIFGLIKILILILKSLLLAEGCYDGQECYTPRNFKGNYYTKDYLQRLKGLPHHHCEGSCIDNNETLICCSFRVKPEKYRLLNQTCIDDHLPHPLIIFGNGALPNEFPFMAALGWRIRNKNGTESIAYRCGATLIDKRYVLTAAHCLYHSSDPPVVVRPGGFDLNSTTAVDYKIDQIIEHPQYEYPGLYNDIAIIRMAKSFSSDVPVTNACIWYRPLPEKEVTAIGYGDTQFGGTSSAVLLKTNLSTILNEECNLHYEQDDDTLSAGVTSTQLCAKDHEKLRDTCQGDSGGPLIMYEELRGYIPIAYIVGITSFGIGCGTGTPGIYTRTSEYFDWIEDTIYK
- the LOC129242574 gene encoding serine protease snake-like isoform X1, which gives rise to MWRLRECPRYYAIFGLIKILILSKYYLHAYPYICMYVCVTLMILFACTISSTVLKSLLLAEGCYDGQECYTPRNFKGNYYTKDYLQRLKGLPHHHCEGSCIDNNETLICCSFRVKPEKYRLLNQTCIDDHLPHPLIIFGNGALPNEFPFMAALGWRIRNKNGTESIAYRCGATLIDKRYVLTAAHCLYHSSDPPVVVRPGGFDLNSTTAVDYKIDQIIEHPQYEYPGLYNDIAIIRMAKSFSSDVPVTNACIWYRPLPEKEVTAIGYGDTQFGGTSSAVLLKTNLSTILNEECNLHYEQDDDTLSAGVTSTQLCAKDHEKLRDTCQGDSGGPLIMYEELRGYIPIAYIVGITSFGIGCGTGTPGIYTRTSEYFDWIEDTIYK